Proteins found in one Pirellulales bacterium genomic segment:
- a CDS encoding glutamate dehydrogenase yields the protein MKAFDATRLYFNRAADHLQLSENMRLLLLTPKREVTVQIAVEMDNGDLNTYIGYRVQHDNSRGPMKGGLRFHPQVDLDEVRSLAALMTWKTAVVNLPYGGAKGGIALDPAKLSRRELELVTRKFVDELHDMFGPDTDIPAPDMGTNAEVMAWIMNQYMKYHGFSPASVTGKPVEMYGLPGREEATGRGIGIVTMKLLGRLGRKPSNTRIAIQGFGNVGSHAARFLHDADCKIVAVADVSGAYYRSLGLDIGDVGRWARDHGGSLAGYPEAEHISGAQLLELDVDVLLPAALGGVLTAENAPRVKAPIIVEGANEPIRPDADAIFDERGVVVLPDILANAGGVTASYFEWVQNRQYYRWGIDRVRQELDRAMSTAFEEVWSLAAQRKVSLRTAAYIQGIERVGRATVLGGIK from the coding sequence ATGAAGGCCTTCGACGCCACGCGCCTGTATTTCAATCGTGCCGCCGATCACCTGCAGCTTTCCGAGAACATGCGGCTGTTGCTGCTGACTCCCAAACGGGAGGTCACCGTACAGATCGCCGTCGAAATGGATAACGGCGACCTGAACACCTACATCGGCTACCGGGTGCAACACGACAATTCCCGGGGCCCGATGAAGGGTGGCCTGCGCTTTCATCCGCAAGTCGACCTCGACGAGGTGCGTTCGCTGGCGGCGCTCATGACCTGGAAGACCGCCGTGGTCAACCTGCCCTACGGTGGGGCCAAAGGCGGCATCGCGCTCGATCCGGCAAAACTGTCCCGCCGCGAGCTGGAGCTCGTGACGCGCAAATTCGTCGACGAACTGCACGACATGTTCGGGCCCGATACCGACATCCCGGCGCCCGACATGGGGACCAACGCCGAGGTCATGGCTTGGATCATGAACCAGTACATGAAGTATCACGGCTTCAGCCCGGCCAGCGTGACCGGCAAGCCGGTCGAGATGTACGGTCTGCCCGGGCGCGAGGAGGCGACCGGGCGCGGCATCGGCATTGTGACGATGAAATTGCTCGGGCGGCTGGGGCGCAAACCGTCGAACACCCGCATCGCGATTCAAGGATTCGGCAACGTCGGTTCGCACGCCGCGCGGTTTCTCCACGACGCCGATTGCAAGATCGTGGCCGTGGCCGACGTGAGCGGCGCCTATTACCGGTCGCTGGGGCTCGACATCGGCGACGTGGGCCGCTGGGCGCGTGACCACGGTGGTTCGCTCGCGGGCTATCCCGAGGCCGAGCACATCAGCGGTGCCCAGTTGCTCGAACTGGACGTCGATGTGTTGCTGCCGGCGGCGCTGGGCGGCGTGCTGACGGCCGAAAATGCGCCGCGCGTCAAGGCCCCCATCATCGTCGAGGGCGCCAACGAACCGATTCGGCCGGACGCCGATGCGATCTTCGACGAGCGAGGTGTGGTCGTGTTGCCCGACATCCTGGCCAACGCGGGCGGCGTGACGGCCAGCTATTTCGAGTGGGTCCAGAATCGGCAGTACTATCGCTGGGGCATCGATCGCGTGCGCCAGGAATTGGACCGGGCCATGTCGACGGCCTTCGAAGAGGTCTGGAGCCTGGCGGCGCAGCGGAAAGTGAGCCTCCGCACGGCTGCCTATATCCAGGGCATCGAGCGCGTCGGACGGGCCACGGTGCTCGGAGGCATCAAATGA
- a CDS encoding cyclic nucleotide-binding domain-containing protein — MNTGGPTRETLLKIPVLAGLNETERRQLAHAARLLEFLPGQEIMAEGADTRELWILLSGRCQVLKRRRAGITLPRPVVLATLEPYQHFGEMSFFHAAPHSAAIVAETAVQLLCLDRSEFDELISDGACAPYKLAFNAMSTLADRLRRMDDWITELIDRDGTPKQVAEWEELRRRMFASGLRTGE, encoded by the coding sequence ATGAATACCGGCGGCCCGACACGCGAGACCCTGCTCAAGATCCCCGTGCTGGCCGGCCTGAACGAGACCGAGCGCCGGCAATTGGCTCACGCGGCCCGGTTGCTGGAGTTTCTGCCCGGCCAGGAGATCATGGCCGAAGGGGCTGATACCCGCGAGTTGTGGATTCTGCTGTCGGGCCGGTGCCAGGTGCTGAAGCGTCGCCGCGCCGGGATCACGCTGCCGCGACCGGTCGTGCTGGCGACCCTGGAACCGTACCAGCATTTTGGCGAGATGAGCTTTTTTCATGCCGCGCCGCACTCGGCCGCGATCGTGGCCGAGACCGCGGTGCAGTTGCTCTGCCTGGACCGCTCGGAATTCGACGAGCTGATCTCGGACGGGGCGTGCGCGCCGTACAAACTGGCCTTCAACGCGATGTCGACGCTCGCCGACCGGCTGCGGCGCATGGACGATTGGATCACCGAGTTGATCGACCGCGACGGCACACCCAAGCAGGTCGCCGAATGGGAAGAGCTGCGCCGCAGGATGTTCGCGTCCGGTTTGCGTACCGGCGAGTGA